Proteins encoded by one window of Bactrocera oleae isolate idBacOlea1 chromosome 4, idBacOlea1, whole genome shotgun sequence:
- the LOC106625270 gene encoding uncharacterized protein: MASYPHCAVRVKVKKCELNLPCEWRKFSVDPQITSLEVLYSLLAKAFDIKSDFSIKYKAFDPAGNEIYLSVLSDWDLDAAFLRIHNLSIQTATEPCLMLQIDIKPFTEVREWDIDATVTSTVLANSSGGSGSTSVNALSPSFSANTGVRDAISPLQQSIGASQKYVQNMQTKLPGLIMNHMEKTFSIVQKAFNLSEETMASLPPRPPLSDNEFRLFLDALGQIKRNDELRKVIFLGGIDPSLRRVVWKHILNVYPHGMNGHQRMDYMRRKSEQYIKLRDTWINAVKQGCIAGELSYVTSMVKKDVLRTDRLHPFYAGSDDNQNIASLFNILTTYALNHPSVSYCQGMSDIASPLLVTMNDESQAYICFCAIMSRVKGNFMLDGIAMTQKFTHLTEALSFYDPEFWEYLKSQQADDLLYCYRWLLLELKREFPFDDALRMLEVQWSALKYETSICKELNLFEKEFVPFSESPAPTSSSSQSSSYGAPISPSYLLVKPRENPYTKVCALRRQSSSASLNSLSSSLSAGGGVLNSLRLDATKRLNQSLDDNMPRAVACRRRHSSKAHQSLDESKMLLLMEGMEDVKNEEAKNLTSKTKVEECATFVEDDDVFASGESSANQDSNDIEHFIFHPTNPFLEDGITKEEIVKVTSQSPKCVNAATLNESDAGESVGENGLMAKIPQLPKGIAKLQNKNILSNYNTVSNIIAKQIANASNVGDSVRRVSSGGGGHFRDLKEKIAATSRKGISFDELSNTEKSQQKLVKNFNEFLNFASMNKNRIADKFAATPPTITGNNDASLNAYDKDKSKTPSPTHAYKSTTAQTTPHPLVQLTRSGFVSSLDESDSSSVPDTTWSGSTAATAIQQTNNASNNSLHIELASLDSSTAHTPDRTPTYERKADGEELPQACVASFSTLADVKHTPTSNLSAEPSLTPDDSQDQEYYPMTTAITRELRLEADNLDRQVFGEPTDKQTVVNCEFEYEKLDRDSLDLVEDLKENEIVACPDISELLIRRRSRNSRTRSSIEPLQHVTTSSAWQDAAELPNTIMDSNSNGTDTAAAALAERSVLNPFVDPTVCPLVDLPNSSSLPEVLMPISTETANASPVELATNAVDEIAFTKPPLAADERAAGSTGIVGARTPVLPPPNEFGGGNPFLMFLCLTLLLQHRQTIMKSGMDYNEIAMHFDKMVRKHDVTRVLNQARRMYINYLKEQNAYKQQLQQATEETTTSNDINRNSKAHEVAVQQRTGASYSGVVGTATKS, encoded by the exons ATGGCCAGTTACCCACACTGCGCTGTGCGCGTTAAAGTCAAG AAATGCGAACTGAATCTGCCATGTGAATGGCGTAAATTTAGTGTCGATCCGCAAATCACATCACTGGAAGTGCTCTATTCGTTGCTCGCTAAAGCATTTGACATTAAATCAGATTTCTCCATCAAATATAAAGCCTTTGATCCAGCAGGCAATGAGATTTACTTATCTGTGCTGTCCGATTGGGATTTGGATGCGGCCTTCTTGCGCATACATAATCTCTCCATACAAACAGCTACAGAACCATGTCTAATGCTGCAAATCGACATTAAACCATTTACCGAGGTACGAGAATGGGATATTGACGCAACAGTCACATCCACTGTTCTAGCCAATAGTAGTGGTGGTAGTGGTAGCACGAGTGTCAATGCACTTTCACCCAGTTTTTCGGCAAATACGGGTGTGCGTGATGCAATCTCACCGCTACAACAGTCTATAGGTGCATCACAAAAATATGTGCAGAATATGCAAACAAAACTACCGGGACTCATAATGAACCATATggagaaaactttttcaattgtgcaaaaagctttcaatttGTCGGAAGAGACAATGGCGTCATTACCGCCACGACCACCCTTATCTGACAATGAGTTTCGTTTATTTTTGGACGCACTGGGACAAATCAAACGTAACGATGAATTACGAAAAGTCATATTTCTGGGCGGTATTGATCCAAGCTTGCGACGCGTGGTGTGGAAACATATTTTGAATGTCTATCCGCATGGCATGAACGGTCATCAGCGTATGGATTATATGCGTAGAAAGTCGGAACAGTATATAAAGTTACGTGATACGTGGATAAATGCTGTAAAGCAAG GTTGTATCGCCGGCGAATTGTCATATGTCACAAGCATGGTAAAGAAGGACGTACTGCGTACGGATCGACTGCATCCCTTCTACGCCGGCAGCGATGACAATCAAAACATAGCatcacttttcaatattttaacaaCCTATGCGCTCAATCATCCCTCTGTGAGTTATTGTCAAGGCATGTCGGATATCGCTTCACCACTACTGGTAACCATGAACGATGAGTCGCAGGCTTATATCTGCTTCTGTGCCATAATGTCACGTGTAAAAGGTAATTTCATGTTGGATGGCATAGCCATGACACAGAAGTTCACACACCTCACTGAAGCGCTCAGTTTTTACGATCCGGAGTTTTGGGAGTACTTGAAATCGCAGCAGGCCGATGACTTACTCTACTGCTATCGTTGGTTATTGTTAGAATTGAAGCGCGAATTTCCGTTCGATGATGCGCTGCGCATGCTTGAAGTGCAATGGAGCGCATTGAAGTATGAGACCAGCATCTGCAAAGAactgaatttatttgaaaag GAGTTTGTGCCTTTTTCAGAAAGCCCTGCACCTACTAGCTCCAGCTCACAATCTAGTTCGTATGGTGCACCAATTAGTCCCTCCTATTTGCTGGTGAAGCCGCGTGAAAACCCCTACACTAAGGTATGCGCACTTCGCCGACAAAGCTCATCGGCCTCACTGAATTCGCTGAGCTCCTCGCTGAGTGCTGGCGGAGGCGTACTAAATAGCTTGCGTTTAGATGCAACAAAACGTCTCAATCAGAGTCTCGATGATAACATGCCACGCGCAGTCGCCTGCCGAAGACGTCATTCATCAAAAGCCCATCAAAGTCTAGACGAGTCCAAAATGCTTTTGCTAATGGAGGGAATGGAGGATGTAAAAAATGAAGAGGCAAAAAATTTAACGTCCAAAACCAAAGTGGAGGAGTGTGCGACGTTTGTTGAGGATGACGATGTGTTCGCCAGCGGCGAAAGCAGCGCTAATCAAGATTCGAACGATATTGAACACTTCATTTTTCATCCAACAAATCCATTCCTAGAAGATGGCATTACGAAAGAAGAAATAGTTAAAGTGACGTCACAATCACCAAAATGTGTCAATGCGGCAACATTAAATGAAAGTGATGCAGGTGAAAGCGTAGGTGAAAACGGACTTATGGCAAAAATACCACAACTTCCAAAGGGTATAGCGAAATTGCAAAATAAGAACATCTTATCGAACTATAACACTGTAAGCAATATAATAGCCAAACAAATTGCGAATGCTTCCAACGTGGGTGATAGCGTGCGACGCGTAAGCAGCGGCGGCGGTGGTCATTTCAGGGAccttaaagaaaaaattgcggCAACGAGCAGAAAAG GCATCTCCTTCGATGAGCTGAGCAACACCGAGAAATCACAACAGaaattggtaaaaaactttAATGAATTTCTCAACTTCGCTTCAATGAATAAAAATCGCATTGCGGATAAGTTCGCTGCGACGCCGCCGACCATAACTGGCAACAATGACGCCAGTCTGAATGCCTACGACAAAGACAAATCGAAAACACCTTCACCGACACACGCCTACAAGTCAACAACCGCCCAGACAACACCACACCCGCTCGTGCAGCTAACGCGCAGCGGCTTCGTCTCATCACTCGATGAATCCGATTCATCATCGGTGCCCGACACGACATGGAGCGGCTCTACCGCCGCTACAGCAATACAACAGACCAACAATGCCAGTAATAATAGTTTACACATAGAACTTGCATCGCTCGACTCCTCGACCGCACACACACCCGATCGCACACCCACATACGAACGTAAAGCTGATGGCGAAGAGTTACCGCAAGCATGCGTAGCCAGCTTTAGCACATTAGCAGATGTGAAACACACACCCACAAGTAACTTGTCCGCTGAACCAAGTTTGACGCCTGACGATAGTCAAGATCAAGAGTATTACCCGATGACAACAGCTATCACGCGTGAGTTACGTTTAGAAGCGGACAATTTGGATCGTCAAGTGTTTGGTGAGCCTACCGATAAGCAGACAGTCGTCAATTGCGAGTTTGAATATGAAAAACTCGACAGAGACTCCCTGGACTTGGTAGAGGATCTCAAAGAAAATGAGATTGTGGCATGTCCCGACATTAGCGAATTACTCATACGTCGTCGCAGCCGTAATAGTCGTACGAGAAGCAGTATAGAACCGCTACAGCATGTAACAACGAGCAGTGCTTGGCAAGATGCTGCTGAGCTGCCCAATACTATAATGGATAGCAATTCAAATGGCACGGACACAGCGGCAGCGGCACTGGCGGAGCGTAGTGTGCTCAATCCCTTCGTCGATCCGACTGTTTGTCCACTGGTAGATTTACCCAACAGTAGCAGTTTGCCCGAAGTGTTAATGCCGATATCCACAGAAACCGCCAACGCATCACCAGTAGAATTGGCCACCAATGCAGTTGATGAGATTGCCTTTACGAAACCACCACTGGCTGCTGACGAACGTGCAGCTGGTAGTACGGGTATAGTAGGTGCAAGAACTCCAGTTTTACCACCACCCAACGAATTCGGTGGTGGCAATCCTTTCTTGATGTTTCTCTGCCTAACGCTACTGCTGCAGCATCGCCAAACAATTATGAAAAGCGGCATGGATTACAATGAGATTGCAATGCATTTCGACAAGATGGTGCGCAAGCACGATGTTACGCGTGTGTTGAATCAAGCGCGTCGCATGTACATTAACTATCTGAAAGAGCAAAATGCCTATAAGCAGCAGCTTCAGCAGGCCACTGAGGAGACAACAACAAGCAATGATATAAATAGGAATTCCAAAGCGCATGAAGTGGCAGTGCAGCAGCGCACCGGCGCAAGCTACAGTGGCGTGGTCGGCACGGCAACAAAGTCGTAG
- the Xpc gene encoding DNA repair protein complementing XP-C cells homolog isoform X1, which yields MSDEEEESMSEGFSASEDEWKPTKDVRGGESSDDDDSDFEELRQTAGAQNISGSSAVGRRKGATAAKAAVKQTAIKKRKAAGQSLRTKLYNKYRPPPKTFPSPNSAGSNSPSASTSRTASKNAQVPNESVEPGNDSSSESSVEDYLVNPEDIDFQSSFFNVQRIDKEKSTSPAPVFDCNAGIMKLSDSGSEDNNESSADEQANGKSFDFANLLDNVNSLERAKETIAKRATESQQQDAKTTGENVNANAMDVNSLLALGEKQSNAALRSVKSKDDGEEEDDECEIKRAPHKLNKTKSTRVKRHTKTRPTSTVVAGDTDDSDFEEVAEDTHFVSHSTTHDSSALLNTSEGLEIHVELPGKQRRNKEKNQQDLELALKRKLNRDLKERYFNLHKTTLLCCFGHSYRYNRMLNDTPLMQAALKLLPSSNAYPPQRGTEIKYFQSMVTWYKTAVKLASPNLYGEKVRKSRRRVKRELMAQIKRKEASCKQDFVFIFVCLLRAMGLQCRLIVNMQPLPLRPSPSDLLTIKLKREGDKKEEAAVEVKKLKVECDIVGGTEEKKRPEKDGKEKAAKVKEKSPKEEHKRDKEKEKARDKGSEKAVKEKVTKEKEKIGKDVARSTRGKIVSTNPHKEAVQKGSHAGSKKTPSAKLAELKAVEEFESKDQIVKIDENLDTQQVSRRAQTKVPKEVETAADDKKTLNSSKEKLSTKEVKPKLSRLKSKRNATTSDERVKLDLSADKPCLSVEATTTARAKRQISTEKPIINKAIAATKSTKPVIQIGSPVVPKIVIQSGKTIITAERENQPHASSTRTRVTRSRSKSPKIHISPTFLQSTDYRNKFPDPAANVKALPKAGRVTTRARSKSPKQKIQVSTDFLKQPGNSAVESIAGSTRAGRILRSRQKSNEVAGNDKKLPPVPQLDGADDSLEKVPSKSKRPQLKRLKKKSQSRDKNSDEDFEPSPPKQPKKAPQLSTKKPVDRRVLSSDEEEGGGGKVKRNPTAADIWVEVWSDAEEQWVCIELFKGKLHSVEAIRKAASSNFAYVFAFQNDLSIKDVTARYCPNWTTTVRKSRVERAWVEAAFASYYGQRTARDIREDQELRRIHEEKPMPTSIAEYKDHPLYALERHLLKFQAIYPPEPPTLGFIRGEPVYARECVHTLHSREIWLKQARTVKLGEQPYKIVKARPKWDRLTQTVIKDQPLEIFGYWQTEDYEPPTAENGIVPRNAYGNVELFKECMLPKKTVHLRLTGLNRICKKLGIDCAHAVIGFDFHQGACHPLYDGFVVCEEFADQVTAAWYQDQEEQEKKEQDKYEARVYGNWKKLIKGLIIRERLKRKYNF from the exons ATGTCGGACGAGGAAGAAGAGTCAATGTCTGAAGGATTTTCAGCCAGTGAGGATGAATGGAAACCAACTAAAGATGTGCGTGGTGGGGAATCGTCTGACGATGATGATAGCGATTTTGAGGAGCTGCGTCAAACTGCAGGCGCGCAAAATATCAGTGGTTCTAGTGCTGTTGGTAGAAGAAA GGGGGCAACGGCTGCTAAGGCTGCTGTAAAGCAAACTGCCATTAAGAAACGCAAAGCCGCTGGTCAATCACTGCGCACTAAACTCTACAACAAATATCGGCCAccaccaaaaacatttccatcaCCCAACAGTGCTGGCAGCAATTCACCATCGGCGTCAACCTCACGAACGGCTTCAAAAAACGCCCAAGTGCCCAATGAAAGTGTCGAACCTGGCAACGACTCCAGCAGCGAATCGAGCGTCGAAGATTATCTGGTAAATCCAGAGGACATCGACTTTCAATCAAGTTTTTTCAACGTACAACGCATAGACAAAGAAAAATCCACTTCACCAGCGCCCGTTTTCGATTGCAATGCGGGTATAATGAAACTCTCTGATTCGGGTTCAGAGGATAACAACGAATCTAGTGCCGACGAGCAGGCAAATGGAAAGTCATTTGATTTTGCAAATTTGTTGGATAATGTTAATAGTCTGGAGCGTGCCAAGGAGACCATAGCAAAACGTGCAACTGAAAGCCAACAGCAAGACGCCAAAACAACAGGTGAAAATGTGAATGCAAACGCTATGGATGTCAATTCGCTACTTGCATTGGGCGAGAAGCAAAGTAATGCTGCCTTGCGCAGTGTTAAATCGAAGGATGATGGCGAAGAAGAGGACGATGAATGTGAAATTAAACGTGCACCCCATAAACTTAACAAAACAAAGTCGACACGCGTTAAACGGCATACCAAAACGCGACCAACTTCAACGGTTGTTGCAGGAGATACCGATGATTCTGACTTTGAGGAAGTGGCAG aAGACACACACTTTGTGTCGCACTCAACCACACACGACTCCAGTGCACTGCTGAACACCTCGGAAGGTCTGGAGATTCATGTGGAGTTGCCTGGAAAGCAGCGGCGCAACAAGGAGAAAAATCAACAGGACTTAGAGTTGGCGCTCAAGCGAAAATTGAACCGTGATTTGAAAGAACGTTACTTTAATTTACACAAAACTACTTTGTTGTGTTGTTTTGGGCATAGTTACCGTTACAATCGCATGCTCAACGACACACCGCTGATGCAGGCCGCATTGAAATTGCTGCCGAGCAGCAATGCCTATCCACCGCAACGTGGCACCGAAATCAAATACTTTCAGTCAATGGTCACTTGGTATAAGACCGCTGTGAAGTTGGCTTCGCCCAATTTATATGGTGAGAAGGTGCGTAAGAGTAGGCGGCGAGTGAAGCGGGAGCTCATGGCGCAGATTAAACGCAAGGAGGCTAGTTGCAAGCAggattttgtatttatatttgtatgtttactGCGTGCAATGGGCTTGCAGTGCAGGCTGATTGTCAATATGCAGCCGCTGCCGCTGCGACCGTCGCCATCGGATTTGTTGACGATCAAATTAAAGCGTGAGGGAGATAAGAAGGAGGAGGCTGCGGTAGAGGTAAAGAAGTTAAAAGTCGAATGTGACATAGTAGGTGGAACTGAGGAAAAGAAGCGGCCTGAGAAGGACGGCAAAGAGAAGGCTGCAAAAGTAAAGGAAAAGAGTCCGAAAGAGGAGCATAAGAGAGATAAAGAAAAAGAGAAAGCACGAGATAAGGGTAGTGAGAAGGCAGTTAAAGAGAAAGTCACGAAAGAAAAAGAGAAGATAGGGAAGGATGTTGCCAGAAGTACTCGTGGCAAGATAGTTTCTACAAATCCACATAAAGAAGCGGTGCAAAAAGGTTCTCACGCAGGAAGTAAAAAAACGCCGAGTGCTAAGCTAGCTGAATTAAAAGCGGTAGAAGAATTTGAAAGTAAGGATCAAATTGTAAAGATAGATGAAAATCTAGATACTCAGCAGGTTTCAAGAAGAGCTCAGACCAAAGTACCAAAAGAAGTGGAAACGGCTGCGGATGACAAAAAGACTTTGAATAGCTCAAAAGAAAAATTGTCTACAAAGGAAGTAAAACCAAAGCTTTCGCGACTAAAGAGTAAAAGAAATGCGACGACATCTGATGAGCGTGTCAAGCTCGACTTATCGGCTGATAAGCCTTGCCTCAGTGTAGAAGCAACGACAACGGCACGAGCCAAGCGGCAAATTTCCACTGAGAAGCCAattataaataaagcaataGCGGCAACTAAAAGCACTAAGCCAGTAATACAGATTGGTTCACCTGTCGTACCGAAAATCGTGATTCAATCAGGTAAAACAATTATCACTGCCGAACGTGAGAACCAACCACATGCCAGTAGCACCCGTACGCGGGTTACGCGTTCACGCAGTAAATCTCCCAAAATTCATATTTCACCTACGTTCCTGCAGAGCACAgattatagaaataaatttcCCGATCCTGCAGCTAACGTAAAAGCACTGCCGAAAGCTGGACGTGTCACGACACGCGCCAGGTCAAAAAGTCCCAAGCAGAAAATACAAGTTTCGAcagattttttaaaacaacCTGGTAACAGCGCCGTTGAATCAATTGCAGGCAGTACACGAGCGGGACGTATCTTGCGTTCCCGTCAAAAATCCAATGAGGTTGCGGGTAATGATAAAAAACTACCGCCAGTGCCGCAGTTAGATGGCGCTGACGATAGTTTAGAGAAGGTGCCGTCTAAAAGTAAGCGTCCACAATTAAAAAGGTTAAAAAAGAAATCCCAGTCGCGTGACAAAAATTCCGACGAAGATTTTGAGCCATCACCACCGAAGCAGCCCAAAAAGGCGCCACAGTTATCAACAAAGAAGCCTGTGGACCGTCGTGTGTTGTCGTCCGATGAGGAAGAAGGTGGTGGCGGTAAAGTAAAGCGTAATCCAACAGCGGCAGATATTTGGGTGGAAGTATGGTCCGATGCGGAAGAGCAGTGGGTTTGCATAGAGTTGTTTAAAGGCAAATTGCACTCCGTAGAGGCGATCAGG aaagccGCCTCTTCCAATTTCGCCTATGTGTTCGCATTCCAAAATGATTTGAGCATTAAGGATGTGACTGCTCGTTATTGTCCCAATTGGACAACAACGGTACGCAAGTCACGTGTTGAACGCGCTTGGGTTGAGGCAGCCTTTGCATCATACTATGGTCAACGCACAGCTCGTGACATTCGCGAGGATCAGGAGTTACGCCGCATACACGAAGAGAAACCCATGCCTACATCAATTGCTGAGTACAAAGATCATCCGTTGTATGCGCTTGAGCGTCACTTACTCAAATTCCAAGCAATCTATCCGCCGGAACCACCAACTTTAGGTTTTATACGTGGTGAACCGGTATATGCACGTGAGTGTGTACACACCCTACATTCGCGTGAAATTTGGCTGAAGCAAGCACGCACAGTTAAGCTGGGTGAACAGCCTTATAAAATTGTAAAGGCGCGCCCCAAGTGGGATCGG TTAACACAAACAGTGATAAAAGATCAGCCGCTGGAGATTTTTGGCTATTGGCAGACAGAGGATTATGAGCCGCCAACTGCCGAAAATGGCATTGTGCCACGCAATGCCTACGGCAATGTGGAACTATTCAAAGAGTGCATGTTGCCCAAGAAAACCGTACACTTACGCC TGACGGGCTTAAATCGCATTTGCAAAAAACTTGGCATCGATTGTGCGCACGCAGTGATTGGTTTTGATTTCCATCAAGGCGCCTGTCATCCTTTATACGATGGTTTTGTCGTTTGTGAGGAGTTTGCCGATCAAGTGACGGCGGCTTGGTATCAAGATCAGGAAGAGCAAGAGAAAAAGGAGCAAGACAAATATGAAGCACGTGTTTATGGCAACTGGAAGAAGCTCATTAAAGGTTTGATTATACGCGAGCGACTAAAgaggaaatataatttttaa
- the Xpc gene encoding DNA repair protein complementing XP-C cells homolog isoform X2, translating into MSDEEEESMSEGFSASEDEWKPTKDVRGGESSDDDDSDFEELRQTAGAQNISGSSAVGRRKGATAAKAAVKQTAIKKRKAAGQSLRTKLYNKYRPPPKTFPSPNSAGSNSPSASTSRTASKNAQVPNESVEPGNDSSSESSVEDYLVNPEDIDFQSSFFNVQRIDKEKSTSPAPVFDCNAGIMKLSDSGSEDNNESSADEQANGKSFDFANLLDNVNSLERAKETIAKRATESQQQDAKTTGENVNANAMDVNSLLALGEKQSNAALRSVKSKDDGEEEDDECEIKRAPHKLNKTKSTRVKRHTKTRPTSTVVAGDTDDSDFEEVAGRKRK; encoded by the exons ATGTCGGACGAGGAAGAAGAGTCAATGTCTGAAGGATTTTCAGCCAGTGAGGATGAATGGAAACCAACTAAAGATGTGCGTGGTGGGGAATCGTCTGACGATGATGATAGCGATTTTGAGGAGCTGCGTCAAACTGCAGGCGCGCAAAATATCAGTGGTTCTAGTGCTGTTGGTAGAAGAAA GGGGGCAACGGCTGCTAAGGCTGCTGTAAAGCAAACTGCCATTAAGAAACGCAAAGCCGCTGGTCAATCACTGCGCACTAAACTCTACAACAAATATCGGCCAccaccaaaaacatttccatcaCCCAACAGTGCTGGCAGCAATTCACCATCGGCGTCAACCTCACGAACGGCTTCAAAAAACGCCCAAGTGCCCAATGAAAGTGTCGAACCTGGCAACGACTCCAGCAGCGAATCGAGCGTCGAAGATTATCTGGTAAATCCAGAGGACATCGACTTTCAATCAAGTTTTTTCAACGTACAACGCATAGACAAAGAAAAATCCACTTCACCAGCGCCCGTTTTCGATTGCAATGCGGGTATAATGAAACTCTCTGATTCGGGTTCAGAGGATAACAACGAATCTAGTGCCGACGAGCAGGCAAATGGAAAGTCATTTGATTTTGCAAATTTGTTGGATAATGTTAATAGTCTGGAGCGTGCCAAGGAGACCATAGCAAAACGTGCAACTGAAAGCCAACAGCAAGACGCCAAAACAACAGGTGAAAATGTGAATGCAAACGCTATGGATGTCAATTCGCTACTTGCATTGGGCGAGAAGCAAAGTAATGCTGCCTTGCGCAGTGTTAAATCGAAGGATGATGGCGAAGAAGAGGACGATGAATGTGAAATTAAACGTGCACCCCATAAACTTAACAAAACAAAGTCGACACGCGTTAAACGGCATACCAAAACGCGACCAACTTCAACGGTTGTTGCAGGAGATACCGATGATTCTGACTTTGAGGAAGTGGCAGGTAGGAAACGCAAATAG
- the Xpc gene encoding DNA repair protein complementing XP-C cells homolog isoform X3 — protein MSDEEEESMSEGFSASEDEWKPTKDVRGGESSDDDDSDFEELRQTAGAQNISGSSAVGRRKGATAAKAAVKQTAIKKRKAAGQSLRTKLYNKYRPPPKTFPSPNSAGSNSPSASTSRTASKNAQVPNESVEPGNDSSSESSVEDYLVNPEDIDFQSSFFNVQRIDKEKSTSPAPVFDCNAGIMKLSDSGSEDNNESSADEQANGKSFDFANLLDNVNSLERAKETIAKRATESQQQDAKTTGENVNANAMDVNSLLALGEKQSNAALRSVKSKDDGEEEDDECEIKRAPHKLNKTKSTRVKRHTKTRPTSTVVAGDTDDSDFEEVAAQL, from the exons ATGTCGGACGAGGAAGAAGAGTCAATGTCTGAAGGATTTTCAGCCAGTGAGGATGAATGGAAACCAACTAAAGATGTGCGTGGTGGGGAATCGTCTGACGATGATGATAGCGATTTTGAGGAGCTGCGTCAAACTGCAGGCGCGCAAAATATCAGTGGTTCTAGTGCTGTTGGTAGAAGAAA GGGGGCAACGGCTGCTAAGGCTGCTGTAAAGCAAACTGCCATTAAGAAACGCAAAGCCGCTGGTCAATCACTGCGCACTAAACTCTACAACAAATATCGGCCAccaccaaaaacatttccatcaCCCAACAGTGCTGGCAGCAATTCACCATCGGCGTCAACCTCACGAACGGCTTCAAAAAACGCCCAAGTGCCCAATGAAAGTGTCGAACCTGGCAACGACTCCAGCAGCGAATCGAGCGTCGAAGATTATCTGGTAAATCCAGAGGACATCGACTTTCAATCAAGTTTTTTCAACGTACAACGCATAGACAAAGAAAAATCCACTTCACCAGCGCCCGTTTTCGATTGCAATGCGGGTATAATGAAACTCTCTGATTCGGGTTCAGAGGATAACAACGAATCTAGTGCCGACGAGCAGGCAAATGGAAAGTCATTTGATTTTGCAAATTTGTTGGATAATGTTAATAGTCTGGAGCGTGCCAAGGAGACCATAGCAAAACGTGCAACTGAAAGCCAACAGCAAGACGCCAAAACAACAGGTGAAAATGTGAATGCAAACGCTATGGATGTCAATTCGCTACTTGCATTGGGCGAGAAGCAAAGTAATGCTGCCTTGCGCAGTGTTAAATCGAAGGATGATGGCGAAGAAGAGGACGATGAATGTGAAATTAAACGTGCACCCCATAAACTTAACAAAACAAAGTCGACACGCGTTAAACGGCATACCAAAACGCGACCAACTTCAACGGTTGTTGCAGGAGATACCGATGATTCTGACTTTGAGGAAGTGGCAG CGCAGCTGTAG